The sequence GAAAATAGAAGACCGTTCCTCCATAAGTCGCTTTGAGGTACCAGCGATTTTACAGAAGAATGGTCTTTTTTCTGTCTGTTTTCTTGCTCTTAATTTATTTTTTGATATCTGTACATAATGAGTGTAGTATCATAGAGATTATTGTTCAATTCTATGGGTAATATAAGAATAAAAAAGTCGAGGGTGAACTAATGGTGTCTTCTTTAAAAAGATTGTTAATTGGCCGTCCGTTGAAATCAGATCAACTTGGCGACCAGAAGCTAAACAAAACCAAAGCATTAGCCATTCTCTCATCAGATGCCTTATCTTCGGTAGCCTATGGTCCTGAGCAAATACTGATAGTCTTGGTTACGATAAGTGCCGCAGCCTTTTGGTATTCGATACCTATTGCCATCGGGGTACTAATACTGCTGCTGGCACTTATTCTGTCGTACAGACAAATTATTTTTGCCTATCCTCATGGTGGAGGGGCTTATGTCGTTTCAAAGGAAAACTTGGGGTTATATCCGGGGCTAATTGCCGGAGGTTCACTGCTGGTCGATTATATCTTAACCGTGGCAGTAAGTGTGTCTGCGGGTACAGATGCGATAACGTCGGCTTTTCCAAGCTTACATTCCTATAATGTAATTATTGCGATCATATTTGTACTGTTGATTACGACTTTGAACTTAAGAGGAGTAACAGAGTCTGCTTCATTCTTGGCTTATCCGGTGTATTTGTTTGTACTCTCCATATTTATCTTAATTGGAGTAGGCATATTTAACATCTTAACAGGTCATGTGTCGCCTACATTACACACGCCCCTCGGTACTCCTGTAGCCGGAATCAGCTTATTCTTGCTCCTCAAGGCATTCTCCTCAGGGAGTTCGGCTTTAACAGGAGTTGAAGCCATTTCCAATGCGATTCCTAACTTCAAGTCCCCCGCCCCTAGCAATGCGGCGAAGACGTTAGTGGCGATGGGAAGCCTGCTGGCTGTATTATTTTCGGGGATTGTATTTCTAGCTTATTACTACGGGATTAGACCTCGCGAGGAAGTTACCGTAGTCTCAGATATTGCTGAACAGATATTTGGCAGAGGTATAATGTATTACATCATTCAAGGAACAACAGCATTGATATTAATTCTGGCTGCGAACACGGGTTACTCTGCATTTCCTCTACTTGCGGTTAATCTGGCCAAGGATAAGTTTATTCCCAGAATGTTCACAGCTCGTGGAGACCGTCTAGGTTATTCCAATGGGATTGGGATACTTGGACTTTTGT comes from Paenibacillus sp. 19GGS1-52 and encodes:
- a CDS encoding APC family permease; protein product: MVSSLKRLLIGRPLKSDQLGDQKLNKTKALAILSSDALSSVAYGPEQILIVLVTISAAAFWYSIPIAIGVLILLLALILSYRQIIFAYPHGGGAYVVSKENLGLYPGLIAGGSLLVDYILTVAVSVSAGTDAITSAFPSLHSYNVIIAIIFVLLITTLNLRGVTESASFLAYPVYLFVLSIFILIGVGIFNILTGHVSPTLHTPLGTPVAGISLFLLLKAFSSGSSALTGVEAISNAIPNFKSPAPSNAAKTLVAMGSLLAVLFSGIVFLAYYYGIRPREEVTVVSDIAEQIFGRGIMYYIIQGTTALILILAANTGYSAFPLLAVNLAKDKFIPRMFTARGDRLGYSNGIGILGLLSIILIIAFKGRTEHLIPLYAIGVFIPFTLSQTGMMVRWIRQKPEGWVTKFIINTTGAIISFIVMMMFFLTKFVQVWPVLIFIPLILLLFHRIRKHYESVADQLRISNCEPTFPIEGNIIIVPVAGITHVVENSLKYAKSLNAYQIIAVHVPFEREDELAFEAKWKKWQPDIRLVSLYSPYRSILHPLTKFIDTVQHKASESNYQVSVIVPQFIPKKGWHNILHNQSSLLLRTHLLYRRNVIITTVPYHLKK